Proteins from a single region of Candidatus Methylomirabilota bacterium:
- a CDS encoding tripartite tricarboxylate transporter TctB family protein: MRAADLTTAAVLIAGGMLVIWDSVRIGIGWGTDGPKSGFFPFWLGVLMIAACLVIAAQALRRADRTLFVRRGAIAPVLKVLLPATAFVLVTPWIGLYVATTLYMASYMRWIGRHSWPSVVVVSVAVSAVTFYVFEIWFLVPMPKGPLEAWLGY; encoded by the coding sequence ATGCGCGCCGCGGACCTCACGACGGCGGCGGTGCTGATCGCGGGCGGAATGCTCGTGATCTGGGACTCGGTGCGCATCGGCATCGGCTGGGGCACCGACGGGCCCAAGAGCGGCTTCTTTCCGTTCTGGCTCGGCGTCCTCATGATCGCGGCCTGCCTCGTCATCGCGGCGCAGGCTCTCAGGCGCGCGGACCGTACGCTCTTCGTCCGGCGTGGGGCCATCGCGCCCGTTCTCAAGGTGCTGCTGCCGGCCACGGCCTTCGTCCTCGTCACACCCTGGATCGGCCTCTACGTCGCCACGACGCTGTACATGGCCTCCTACATGCGCTGGATCGGGCGGCACTCCTGGCCGTCTGTGGTGGTCGTCAGCGTGGCAGTCTCGGCCGTGACCTTCTATGTCTTCGAGATCTGGTTCCTCGTGCCCATGCCCAAGGGCCCCTTGGAAGCCTGGCTGGGCTACTAG
- a CDS encoding tripartite tricarboxylate transporter permease — translation MGLENLLLGFQVALQPHNLLLAVIGIALGTIIGVLPGLGGANGVAILLPLTFSMPPTSAIILLTSLYWGALFGGAITSILFNIPGEPWSVATTFDGYPMARNGQGGQALTAAFTSSFVGALFSVVLITLFAPLLAEVALKFGPPEFFAIQLLTFSSFVGLGGGSAMKSLVSILIGFIMAAVGLDIVTGTLRMTFGFTDLMKGFDFIVAVIGLFGIGEILLTVEEGLAFRGVSASMHPRVVWQTWRELPKYWRTFIRSAVIGFWMGFKPGGATPASFMSYAFAKRFSRHPEQFGRGTIEGVVAPETAAHAAGGASLLPMITLGIPGSPTAAVMLGGLIIWGLQPGPMLFKERPDFVWGLIASMYTGNVIGVIMVLAFVPLFAAILRIPFPILTPVIVSICAVGAYSVHSSMVDVWYMVGFGVVGYVFKKLDYPLAPFVLALVLGDLA, via the coding sequence ATGGGCCTCGAGAACCTGCTGCTGGGCTTCCAGGTCGCGCTCCAGCCGCACAACCTCCTTCTCGCCGTCATCGGCATCGCCCTCGGCACCATCATCGGCGTGCTCCCGGGCCTGGGGGGCGCCAACGGCGTGGCCATCCTGCTGCCCCTGACCTTCTCCATGCCGCCGACCTCGGCCATCATCCTGCTCACGAGTCTCTACTGGGGCGCGCTCTTCGGGGGCGCCATCACGTCGATCCTCTTCAATATCCCGGGCGAGCCCTGGTCGGTGGCCACGACCTTCGACGGCTACCCCATGGCGCGGAACGGGCAGGGAGGACAGGCGCTGACCGCCGCCTTCACCTCTTCCTTCGTCGGCGCACTCTTCTCCGTGGTCCTCATCACCCTCTTCGCGCCGCTCCTGGCCGAGGTGGCCCTCAAGTTCGGTCCGCCGGAGTTCTTCGCGATCCAGCTCCTGACCTTCTCGTCCTTCGTCGGGCTCGGGGGCGGCAGCGCCATGAAGTCGCTCGTGTCCATCCTCATCGGCTTCATCATGGCCGCGGTCGGGCTCGACATCGTGACCGGCACGCTGCGGATGACCTTCGGCTTCACCGATCTCATGAAGGGGTTCGACTTCATCGTGGCGGTGATCGGCCTCTTCGGCATCGGGGAGATCCTGCTGACCGTGGAGGAGGGCCTCGCCTTCCGCGGCGTGTCGGCGAGCATGCATCCCCGCGTCGTGTGGCAGACGTGGCGCGAGCTGCCGAAATACTGGCGTACGTTCATCCGGAGCGCCGTCATCGGGTTCTGGATGGGCTTCAAGCCCGGCGGCGCCACGCCCGCGTCCTTCATGAGCTATGCCTTCGCGAAGCGGTTCTCGCGCCACCCCGAGCAGTTCGGGCGGGGGACGATCGAGGGCGTGGTGGCTCCCGAGACGGCGGCCCACGCGGCGGGGGGCGCCTCGCTGCTGCCCATGATCACCCTCGGCATCCCGGGCAGCCCCACCGCGGCGGTGATGCTGGGGGGGCTCATCATCTGGGGGCTCCAGCCGGGCCCGATGCTCTTCAAGGAGCGCCCGGACTTCGTCTGGGGGCTCATCGCGAGCATGTACACGGGCAACGTGATCGGCGTGATCATGGTCCTCGCGTTCGTCCCGCTCTTCGCGGCGATCCTGCGCATCCCGTTCCCGATCCTCACGCCCGTCATCGTCTCGATCTGCGCGGTCGGGGCGTACTCGGTGCACAGCA